One Natrinema halophilum genomic window carries:
- a CDS encoding cytochrome c oxidase subunit 3 — MDAGEPGGPPGENGSRTDGSSHRVPARQAPEEYGDHRGGGDHDDHDHHRSRWPLIAAVGAAGLYAGFAIYIFGNETAIVPPLTGVALAVVGTIVLLAGIAGWVDQAFLAPTRSAHADRNSRRSYVSTTILFLATDVSTFGALFIYYFFVRIGTWPPEELPPLLGSLVLINTALLLASSVTFHYAHEALEGDNGRRFLGLLGTTLALGVVFLLGQAVEYYEFITAEGFTLSSGVFGSAFFGLTGLHGLHVTLGVGGIATLCWRALRGHYGPDRDTSIATVSLYWHFVDFVWLFLVVVLYVGASVSA, encoded by the coding sequence ATGGACGCTGGTGAACCCGGGGGGCCACCCGGCGAGAACGGGTCTCGGACCGATGGCTCGAGTCATCGGGTTCCCGCAAGGCAAGCACCCGAGGAATATGGCGATCATCGTGGCGGCGGCGATCACGACGATCACGATCATCATCGAAGCCGCTGGCCGCTGATCGCAGCCGTCGGAGCCGCAGGGCTCTACGCCGGATTTGCGATCTACATCTTCGGGAACGAGACTGCCATCGTCCCACCACTGACTGGCGTCGCCCTCGCCGTCGTCGGAACGATCGTCCTGCTGGCCGGCATCGCGGGCTGGGTCGATCAGGCGTTTCTGGCACCCACGCGAAGTGCACATGCCGACCGGAACTCCCGCCGATCCTACGTTTCGACGACGATACTCTTTCTCGCAACCGACGTTTCGACGTTCGGTGCGTTGTTCATCTATTACTTCTTCGTCAGGATCGGGACGTGGCCGCCGGAGGAACTACCGCCGCTTCTGGGCTCGCTCGTCCTCATCAACACCGCGTTGTTACTCGCCAGCAGCGTCACCTTCCATTACGCACACGAAGCACTCGAGGGAGACAACGGGCGGCGCTTCCTCGGCTTGCTCGGAACGACGCTCGCGCTCGGCGTCGTCTTTCTTCTCGGCCAAGCTGTCGAGTACTACGAGTTCATCACCGCGGAGGGATTTACCCTTTCGAGCGGCGTCTTCGGAAGCGCATTTTTCGGCCTTACTGGTCTCCACGGCCTTCACGTTACACTGGGCGTCGGCGGAATCGCAACGCTTTGCTGGCGCGCGCTTCGAGGGCACTACGGACCGGACCGTGACACGTCCATCGCGACGGTCTCGCTGTACTGGCATTTCGTCGATTTCGTCTGGCTCTTCCTCGTGGTCGTCCTCTACGTCGGCGCGTCGGTGTCTGCGTGA
- a CDS encoding universal stress protein — MTLSFDGRLLVPVADPDDGESTARALAAHLEPSSSVIVVNVIEKAGGAPDKASVEQREEYARTIFERTRGPLEETAGSVETAILFGTDVVETIMDAATERAVDAVVFEPREGSRFVELLTGDVARRLVKQASVPVVALPHGD, encoded by the coding sequence ATGACGCTCTCGTTCGACGGCAGGCTCCTCGTTCCTGTAGCCGATCCAGACGACGGCGAGTCGACTGCGAGGGCGCTCGCAGCGCATCTCGAGCCCTCGAGTTCGGTGATCGTCGTCAACGTGATCGAAAAAGCGGGTGGTGCGCCCGATAAGGCGTCCGTCGAACAGCGCGAAGAGTACGCACGAACGATTTTCGAGCGGACGCGAGGACCACTCGAAGAAACGGCTGGGTCCGTTGAAACGGCAATTCTGTTCGGAACGGACGTCGTCGAGACGATTATGGATGCGGCGACGGAGCGTGCCGTGGATGCAGTGGTCTTCGAGCCCCGCGAGGGAAGCCGATTCGTGGAGCTACTCACCGGCGATGTTGCCCGTCGGCTGGTCAAGCAGGCATCGGTACCGGTCGTCGCGTTGCCACACGGGGATTGA
- a CDS encoding D-2-hydroxyacid dehydrogenase, translating into MSDADVPDVLVLRKGTHGTPIEQYADALRDRLPDHSVELARTPAEEREAIRTARFTTGMTLEDDLLDVAENIDVFACAYAGTGHLPLDSLEKRGIAVTNASGVHGPNIGEHVIGAILQFTRRFHVGARRQRRREWRHYKAYELHGSTVTIVGLGAIGTAVCKRLEPFGVETIGVRYTPEKGGPTDEVVGFEGDAFDDALARTDYLVLACPLTEMTRGLIDADAFVTMDPETVLVNVARGPVVDTDALVDALRSSWIRGASLDVTDPEPLPESHPLWTFENVQITPHNAGHTPKYYDRLADIVAENVRRFDDGDVDDLENQVLP; encoded by the coding sequence ATGAGCGACGCCGACGTCCCAGACGTCCTGGTTCTCAGGAAAGGCACCCACGGAACGCCGATCGAACAGTACGCCGATGCGCTCCGGGACCGACTCCCCGATCACAGCGTCGAACTCGCGCGAACGCCGGCAGAAGAGCGCGAAGCGATTCGAACCGCTCGATTCACCACGGGCATGACCCTCGAAGACGACCTCCTCGACGTCGCGGAGAACATCGACGTTTTCGCGTGCGCGTACGCGGGAACTGGCCATCTGCCGCTCGACTCGCTCGAGAAACGAGGTATCGCCGTGACCAACGCGTCGGGTGTCCACGGACCGAACATCGGAGAACACGTCATCGGTGCGATCCTCCAGTTCACCAGGCGGTTTCACGTCGGTGCGCGCCGACAGCGCCGCCGCGAGTGGCGCCACTACAAGGCCTACGAACTCCACGGATCGACCGTGACGATCGTCGGACTTGGCGCGATCGGGACGGCGGTCTGTAAACGACTCGAGCCGTTCGGGGTGGAAACGATCGGCGTGCGGTACACGCCCGAGAAAGGCGGTCCAACCGACGAGGTGGTCGGTTTCGAAGGCGACGCATTTGACGATGCACTCGCACGGACGGATTACCTCGTTCTCGCGTGCCCGCTTACGGAAATGACCCGGGGATTGATCGATGCCGATGCATTCGTCACGATGGATCCCGAAACCGTCCTCGTAAACGTCGCCCGTGGCCCGGTCGTCGACACCGACGCGCTCGTCGACGCGCTGCGCTCGAGTTGGATCCGCGGGGCTTCCCTCGACGTGACCGATCCAGAACCGTTGCCCGAATCACATCCGCTCTGGACCTTCGAAAACGTTCAGATCACTCCTCACAACGCCGGCCACACGCCGAAGTACTACGATCGTCTGGCCGACATCGTCGCCGAAAACGTCCGTCGGTTCGACGACGGTGACGTCGATGACCTCGAGAATCAGGTTCTCCCCTGA
- a CDS encoding cation:proton antiporter, whose product MSIHVDLELIALIAAIVGFGVTAQFLAAKYRVPSVLFLIVAGVAVGPEGLGIITAETFGGALSTIVGVSVAIIVFEGSFRLEAEIVRNAPRAVELLITGGAAITFVGTGLTVRFLLGLGWDIAFLIGALLVATGPTVITPILAVVPVREDVATTLEVEGIVNDVTAAILAIVIFKAMTAIELSPRGYVFLFIERLGMGIVTGFVTAGVVWYLLTQVDLPAQEVPQAARLLTLAGAVIAFAIADSVFSEAGIAAAATAGFTLGNIDLPHRESILRFNQDVTLLVLSFVFITLAALLEFSAILALGGAGIAVVAVLMLVLRPLVVFVSTIGSRFSFRERVFVSFVGPRGIIPASVATLFAIRLQTSTPPSDPASADILLGTVFLVILVTDVIEAGFARRIAVVLGVTSADDR is encoded by the coding sequence GTGTCTATCCACGTCGATCTGGAACTCATCGCACTTATCGCGGCGATCGTGGGATTCGGCGTTACGGCCCAGTTTCTCGCCGCGAAATACCGGGTTCCGAGCGTGCTGTTTCTCATCGTCGCCGGCGTTGCCGTCGGCCCCGAAGGTCTGGGCATCATCACGGCCGAAACGTTCGGCGGGGCGCTCTCGACGATCGTCGGTGTGAGCGTCGCCATCATCGTCTTCGAGGGGTCGTTTCGGCTCGAAGCCGAAATCGTTCGGAACGCGCCGAGGGCGGTCGAATTGTTAATCACGGGCGGTGCGGCGATTACGTTCGTCGGGACCGGCCTGACGGTCCGGTTCCTGCTCGGTTTGGGGTGGGACATCGCGTTTCTCATCGGCGCGCTGCTGGTCGCGACGGGACCGACGGTCATCACCCCCATTCTCGCGGTCGTTCCCGTCCGCGAAGACGTCGCGACGACCCTCGAGGTGGAGGGGATCGTCAACGATGTCACCGCCGCCATTCTGGCAATCGTCATCTTCAAGGCGATGACGGCAATCGAGCTCTCACCGCGGGGGTACGTTTTCCTGTTCATCGAGCGACTCGGAATGGGGATCGTCACCGGTTTCGTGACCGCGGGCGTCGTCTGGTACCTCCTCACGCAGGTCGACCTTCCAGCCCAAGAAGTGCCGCAAGCGGCACGGTTGCTCACGCTAGCCGGAGCCGTCATCGCGTTTGCTATCGCGGATTCGGTGTTTTCGGAGGCCGGTATCGCGGCCGCAGCCACCGCCGGCTTCACCCTCGGAAACATCGATCTCCCCCACCGTGAAAGCATCCTGCGTTTCAATCAGGACGTGACGCTACTCGTCCTTTCGTTCGTTTTCATCACGCTCGCCGCGTTGCTCGAGTTCTCGGCGATTCTCGCGCTGGGTGGCGCCGGAATTGCGGTCGTCGCCGTTTTGATGCTGGTGCTCCGACCGCTGGTCGTCTTTGTCTCGACGATCGGGAGCAGATTCTCGTTTCGCGAACGGGTATTCGTCAGTTTCGTCGGCCCCCGCGGGATCATTCCCGCGTCGGTGGCGACCCTCTTTGCAATCCGTCTGCAGACGAGTACGCCCCCGTCGGATCCTGCGAGTGCTGATATCCTGCTCGGGACGGTCTTTCTCGTGATCCTCGTGACCGACGTCATCGAAGCAGGCTTCGCGAGACGAATCGCGGTCGTGCTCGGCGTGACCTCCGCGGACGATCGATAG
- a CDS encoding 30S ribosomal protein S17e, which produces MAIKPAYVKKTGNLLLERYPEAFTTDFEQNKESVDKLTNVDSKGVRNRIAGYVTRKKGAEVPA; this is translated from the coding sequence ATGGCAATTAAACCGGCCTACGTCAAGAAGACCGGGAATCTCCTCCTGGAACGGTATCCAGAGGCGTTCACGACCGATTTCGAACAGAACAAAGAGAGCGTCGACAAACTCACCAACGTCGACTCCAAAGGTGTCCGCAACCGCATCGCGGGCTACGTAACCCGAAAGAAAGGCGCCGAAGTTCCCGCGTAA
- the asd gene encoding aspartate-semialdehyde dehydrogenase, translated as MAVRVGVLGATGAVGQRLIQLLDPHPDFEIAALTASGSSAGKTYRQAAKWRVDSPIPDDIADTTVTATDPDEVPTDVDLLFSSLPSSVGAEVEAPFCEEGYVVSSNSSNGRMDDDIPLVIPEVNADHLDLLEVQRDRRGWDGAMVKNPNCSTITFVPTLAALTDFGLEKVHVSTLQAVSGAGYDGVSSMEIIDNAIPYIGSEEDKLETESRKLLGDFDGASLSHNSMAVSASCNRIPTIDGHLENVWVETQDDLTPDEATAAMREYPSLDLRSSPDPLIQVFDEPDRPQPRMDRTLGDGMAIAAGGLQESPFGLQYNCLAHNTIRGAAGASVLNGELLLEKGYI; from the coding sequence ATGGCAGTACGAGTAGGCGTACTCGGTGCGACTGGCGCCGTCGGACAGCGACTGATTCAGTTACTCGATCCCCACCCGGATTTTGAGATTGCAGCACTAACCGCGAGCGGTTCGAGCGCTGGCAAGACGTATCGGCAGGCCGCAAAGTGGCGCGTCGACAGCCCTATTCCGGACGACATCGCCGACACCACCGTCACGGCGACTGACCCCGACGAGGTTCCCACCGACGTCGACCTGTTGTTCTCCTCGCTCCCCTCGAGCGTCGGTGCGGAGGTCGAGGCACCGTTTTGCGAGGAGGGCTACGTCGTCTCCTCGAACTCCTCGAACGGCCGGATGGACGACGACATTCCCCTCGTGATTCCCGAGGTCAACGCAGACCACCTCGACTTGCTCGAGGTACAGCGTGACCGACGCGGCTGGGACGGTGCGATGGTCAAAAACCCGAACTGTTCGACGATCACGTTCGTCCCGACGCTCGCCGCTCTGACTGACTTCGGCCTCGAAAAAGTCCACGTCTCGACGCTACAGGCAGTCTCCGGCGCAGGCTACGATGGCGTCAGTTCGATGGAAATAATCGATAACGCGATTCCCTACATCGGCAGCGAGGAGGACAAACTCGAGACCGAGTCCCGAAAACTACTGGGCGATTTCGACGGCGCATCGCTGTCGCACAACAGCATGGCCGTTTCGGCCTCCTGCAATCGCATTCCGACGATCGACGGCCATCTCGAGAACGTCTGGGTCGAAACCCAAGACGACCTCACCCCCGACGAGGCAACTGCGGCGATGCGCGAGTACCCCTCGCTGGACCTTCGTTCCTCGCCCGACCCGCTCATCCAGGTGTTCGACGAACCGGATCGCCCGCAACCGCGGATGGATCGCACCCTCGGAGACGGAATGGCCATCGCCGCGGGCGGCCTCCAGGAATCGCCGTTCGGTCTGCAGTACAACTGTCTCGCGCACAACACGATCCGTGGTGCCGCGGGCGCAAGCGTGCTAAACGGTGAGTTGCTTCTCGAGAAGGGATACATCTGA
- a CDS encoding DUF6789 family protein: MDRAIVEVSLFVGILVSCAVTVVLARRLRTDPSPDGGYIAGRERRFSLSDARAAAVRWTTTTNHREIGLLYIAFGTVAAIWGGIDAMMIRTHLLTPEANLWTEQTYNELFTMHGLTMLIFFVTPLFFGIGNYFLPLLIGADDMAFPRLNAVGFWTLPPALLLARLGIVAEVTGKVLALLVPADWLTALFALREPAIGWYLYPPLSLAPNPQTNFLILGLHLSGIATTIGAINFITTVVYERDESIGWANLDIFSWNMLVTSAIVLFAFPLLGTALLMLLFDRNFGTTFFAVEGGGPILWQHLFWFWGHPEVYIIFLPATGLMSLILPKFVGRKLFGFKFIVYSTIAIGVLSFSVWAHHMFVTGVDPRVRASFMATSVAIAVPSAIKVFNWITTMWNGDVRLAAPTILCVGSIGLFIVGGVTGIFLAVIPVDIMYHGTYYVVGHFHLILMGIIPLMMFAASYYWYPLLTGRMYDRRLALFQSSLLVAGSALTFMTLMALGFLELPRRYATYPPQYSALQVVATVGAFIIGISVLMWLYNMLWSYFQGTPIETSDPWELKATGQFTPEWQWFEDRLERERGIPPSEPEEVRPSYVPAREERPPSLYGRIWPVARTVANDAGAGATGGFVGTMLMSGVLFGAVILGVFDLESFANLATFIGLPSSVALGYTLFLVGGMTVWSLLFLSLGEYLPGELTLVTGLWYATVIASGFAIAFYTGQTDLELVAYLVFVLLAHWLYGLGLAGTIAYLGGRQRRPSTGETDQE, translated from the coding sequence ATGGACCGTGCAATCGTGGAGGTCTCGTTGTTCGTGGGCATTCTCGTGAGCTGTGCCGTGACGGTCGTGCTGGCGCGCCGGTTACGAACCGATCCGTCGCCGGATGGGGGGTATATTGCTGGCCGCGAGCGTCGGTTCAGTCTCTCCGATGCCAGGGCGGCTGCCGTCCGCTGGACGACGACGACGAACCACCGCGAGATCGGCTTGCTCTACATCGCGTTCGGTACAGTCGCGGCGATATGGGGCGGAATCGACGCGATGATGATTCGAACGCATCTGTTGACGCCGGAGGCCAACCTCTGGACCGAACAGACGTACAACGAGCTGTTTACGATGCACGGGTTGACGATGTTGATCTTCTTCGTTACGCCGCTTTTCTTCGGGATCGGAAACTACTTCCTGCCGCTGTTGATCGGCGCAGACGACATGGCGTTTCCGCGGCTCAACGCCGTCGGGTTCTGGACGTTGCCACCTGCACTTTTGCTCGCGCGGCTGGGAATCGTCGCCGAAGTGACGGGAAAAGTGCTCGCGCTGCTGGTTCCAGCGGACTGGCTTACGGCGCTGTTTGCGTTACGCGAACCGGCGATCGGCTGGTACCTGTATCCGCCACTGTCTCTCGCGCCGAACCCGCAGACGAATTTCCTCATACTCGGGCTCCACCTGAGTGGCATCGCGACCACGATCGGGGCGATCAACTTCATCACGACGGTCGTCTACGAGCGCGACGAGTCGATCGGGTGGGCGAACCTCGACATCTTTTCGTGGAACATGCTCGTTACGAGCGCAATCGTTCTCTTTGCGTTCCCGCTGCTCGGCACGGCGCTGCTCATGTTGTTGTTCGATCGCAACTTCGGGACGACGTTCTTCGCGGTCGAGGGCGGCGGCCCCATCCTCTGGCAGCACCTCTTTTGGTTCTGGGGCCATCCGGAGGTATACATCATTTTCCTCCCCGCGACGGGGTTGATGAGTCTTATACTACCGAAGTTCGTCGGTCGAAAACTGTTCGGATTCAAGTTCATCGTCTACTCGACGATCGCGATCGGCGTTCTTTCCTTTAGCGTCTGGGCTCACCACATGTTCGTAACCGGTGTCGATCCCCGAGTTCGAGCGAGCTTTATGGCGACCTCGGTCGCGATTGCCGTCCCCAGTGCGATCAAGGTATTCAACTGGATCACCACTATGTGGAACGGCGACGTCAGGCTCGCTGCCCCGACGATACTCTGCGTCGGCTCGATCGGCCTGTTCATCGTCGGCGGCGTCACCGGTATCTTTCTCGCGGTGATCCCGGTCGATATTATGTACCACGGCACCTACTACGTCGTCGGTCACTTCCACCTCATTCTCATGGGGATCATCCCGCTCATGATGTTCGCTGCCAGTTACTACTGGTATCCGCTTCTTACCGGCCGGATGTACGACCGACGGCTCGCGCTGTTTCAATCGTCACTGCTGGTCGCCGGTTCCGCGCTTACCTTCATGACGCTGATGGCTCTCGGGTTCCTCGAGTTGCCCCGCCGGTACGCGACCTACCCGCCGCAGTACTCGGCCCTGCAGGTCGTCGCGACCGTCGGTGCGTTCATCATCGGCATCAGCGTCCTGATGTGGCTGTACAATATGCTCTGGTCGTACTTTCAGGGGACGCCGATCGAGACCAGCGACCCCTGGGAGCTGAAAGCGACCGGGCAGTTCACGCCCGAATGGCAGTGGTTCGAGGACCGACTCGAGCGCGAACGCGGCATCCCCCCGAGCGAACCGGAGGAGGTCAGACCGTCGTACGTTCCCGCACGCGAGGAGCGCCCGCCGTCGCTTTACGGCCGCATTTGGCCTGTCGCTCGCACCGTCGCGAACGACGCCGGGGCGGGTGCGACCGGGGGCTTCGTCGGTACGATGCTCATGTCCGGCGTTCTCTTCGGGGCAGTAATATTGGGCGTGTTCGATCTCGAGTCCTTCGCGAATCTCGCAACGTTCATCGGACTTCCGTCGAGCGTCGCACTCGGCTACACGCTGTTCCTCGTCGGCGGGATGACGGTCTGGTCGCTGTTGTTCCTCTCACTGGGCGAGTATCTGCCGGGTGAACTCACCCTCGTCACGGGACTGTGGTACGCGACGGTCATCGCCTCCGGATTCGCGATCGCGTTTTACACCGGCCAGACCGATCTCGAGTTGGTCGCGTACCTCGTCTTCGTCTTGCTCGCCCACTGGCTCTACGGACTCGGCCTCGCGGGGACGATTGCGTATCTCGGCGGCCGTCAGCGCCGGCCGTCGACGGGGGAGACAGATCAGGAATGA
- a CDS encoding NAD(P)/FAD-dependent oxidoreductase: MERVDVAIVGGGPAGASAAEQAATHGAETVLFEQGVPREDREELGPDSTDAAGMLDYWIDIMDFDYREIPDEVILRELEATEFIGPNSAVELRTTGIEASYPKFGCTFHRARMDDWLHERAADAGADLRVGTGVRDLETDLRATGPKGPTHTLTLSNGDQLEAQYVVLADGPQRRITLEALDQFTAPGRSASDYLSPPEANHIAYQEYRDFPDELFEAFEDTLKFWWGYMPGETAYPWIFPNDGTVARVGLTMPIGMNLEDVDTPGSYKLLRPEDEKIPSGAEYISRLLEQEYGDEYDVAEDIPRVEDRGKSKGTETYPISSTRPIESPVGANIAVAGGAMGTTSAFHEGGYHVAVRTGKIAGRLAGTDTLENYNDVWKRAIGDEILRNVSFADIVADYEPDDWDWAFDTVTDMQGNGSDNVLVNKRYTAGIDAAKILTRYKRQKYSYRNGRYVQLTEDDYFY; encoded by the coding sequence ATGGAACGCGTAGACGTCGCGATCGTCGGCGGCGGCCCCGCCGGTGCGTCGGCAGCCGAGCAGGCTGCGACCCACGGCGCCGAGACGGTCCTCTTCGAGCAAGGGGTGCCTCGAGAGGACCGTGAGGAGCTGGGGCCGGACTCGACCGACGCTGCAGGGATGCTCGACTACTGGATCGATATCATGGACTTCGACTACCGGGAGATTCCTGACGAGGTCATCCTCCGGGAACTCGAGGCCACGGAATTCATCGGACCGAACAGCGCCGTCGAATTGCGGACGACGGGAATCGAAGCCAGCTACCCCAAATTCGGATGCACGTTCCATCGCGCACGCATGGACGACTGGCTCCACGAACGCGCGGCCGATGCGGGTGCCGATCTGCGCGTTGGGACCGGCGTCAGAGACCTCGAAACCGATCTGCGAGCGACCGGACCGAAGGGCCCGACGCACACGCTGACGCTCTCGAACGGCGATCAACTCGAGGCCCAGTACGTCGTCCTCGCAGACGGCCCACAGCGGCGGATAACCCTCGAGGCGCTCGATCAGTTCACGGCACCCGGCCGAAGCGCGTCGGACTACCTCTCGCCGCCGGAAGCCAACCACATCGCCTATCAGGAATACCGCGACTTCCCCGACGAGCTGTTCGAAGCGTTCGAGGACACCCTCAAATTCTGGTGGGGCTACATGCCCGGCGAGACCGCCTATCCCTGGATCTTCCCGAACGATGGTACCGTCGCCCGCGTTGGGCTGACGATGCCGATCGGGATGAATCTCGAAGACGTGGACACTCCCGGATCCTACAAGCTTCTCCGGCCCGAAGACGAGAAGATCCCTTCCGGCGCAGAGTACATAAGCCGGCTCCTAGAGCAGGAGTATGGCGACGAGTACGACGTCGCCGAGGACATCCCCCGCGTCGAGGATCGCGGCAAGTCGAAGGGGACCGAAACGTATCCGATCTCTTCGACGCGGCCAATCGAGTCGCCCGTCGGCGCGAACATCGCCGTCGCCGGCGGTGCGATGGGAACGACATCGGCGTTCCACGAGGGCGGCTACCACGTCGCCGTTCGCACCGGCAAGATCGCCGGCCGACTCGCAGGAACTGACACCCTCGAGAACTACAACGACGTCTGGAAGCGTGCGATCGGCGACGAGATCCTTCGCAACGTCTCTTTCGCGGACATCGTCGCCGACTACGAACCTGACGACTGGGACTGGGCGTTCGATACCGTCACCGACATGCAGGGCAACGGGAGCGACAACGTCCTGGTCAACAAGCGGTATACCGCTGGCATCGACGCTGCGAAGATACTAACGCGGTACAAGCGACAGAAGTACAGCTATCGCAACGGACGGTACGTTCAGTTGACGGAAGACGACTACTTCTACTGA